The Belonocnema kinseyi isolate 2016_QV_RU_SX_M_011 chromosome 10, B_treatae_v1, whole genome shotgun sequence genome has a window encoding:
- the LOC117181106 gene encoding uncharacterized protein LOC117181106 yields the protein MANLIFQPKFNFLNWNQPASKIRSQLANLRVLCVAGAFKQMGQSSMGSKEKEREIEESANHMKWGAGRGARSRTVERRGEAQGLELQSEEEREKPPRDTQDSEGG from the coding sequence atgGCTAATTTGATTTTCCagccaaaattcaatttcttaaactgGAATCAACCTGCTTCCAAAATTCGAAGCCAGCTCGCTAATCTGCGAGTCTTATGTGTTGCAGGTGCATTCAAGCAGATGGGTCAGTCGAGCATGGGttcaaaagagaaagagagagagatagagGAAAGTGCGAATCATATGAAGTGGGGCGCGGGGCGAGGCGCAAGGTCTAGAACCGTCGAGCGAAGAGGAGAGGCGCAAGGTCTGGAACTGCAGAGTGAAGAGGAGAGAGAGAAACCACCACGAGATACACAGGATTCGGAGGGAGGATGA